The following coding sequences lie in one Rutidosis leptorrhynchoides isolate AG116_Rl617_1_P2 chromosome 4, CSIRO_AGI_Rlap_v1, whole genome shotgun sequence genomic window:
- the LOC139841527 gene encoding uncharacterized protein — protein MGNRYSGIIPRRTMRHKVFGCSYRLLHKVGRSETAQNNFGKADPQFCMGKHFAHPQANVQCEVTNRDIVLGIKERLGLCRRGWIDELPNVLWAHPTTSKGATNETPFSLVYGSEAVISAEINVPTMRILSFDESSNSEELRENLNLVEESREMAAVKEAINKQRIGSYYNKRVQPLSFQLDDLVWRKNEASRAEDTGKLGSKWEGPYKVIGVSDTGAY, from the exons ATGGGCAATCGATATAGTGGGATCATTCCTCGCAGGACCATGAGGCATAAAGTTTTTGGTTGTAGCTATAGATTACTTCACAAAGTGGGTAGAAGTGAAACCGCTCAAAACAATTTCGGAAAAGCAGATCCGCAATTTTGTATGGGAAAACATT TCGCGCACCCCCAGGCAAATGTCCAATGTGAAGTGACAAATCGAGATATCGTACTAGGTATCAAAGAAAGACTTGGGTTGTGTCGAAGGGGTTGGATAGATGAACTACCAAACGTGTTGTGGGCACACCCCACGACCTCAAAGGGCGCAACCAATGAAACACCTTTTAGCTTGGTGTACGGGTCCGAGGCAGTAATATCTGCGGAAATAAATGTGCCAACCATGCGCATATTAtccttcgatgaaagtagcaaTAGTGAAGAACTGCGTGAAAATCTAAATTTAGTTGAAGAAAGCAGGGAAATGGCGGCAgtaaaagaagcaatcaacaagcAAAGAATCGGAAGCTACTACAATAAACGCGTGCAACCATTATCTTTCCAGTTGGATGATTTGGTGTGGCGAAAGAATGAAGCAAGTAGAGCGGAGGATACGGGTAAACTTGGATCCAAATGGGAAGGACCATACAAGGTTATTGGTGTAAGCGATACAGGGGCATATTAG